ataaaataaaaacctataCAACAACCAAAATATAACTAATATTGAAATATCTGATAAAATACTTTGTAAAAGATAACAAAGACAATATTCCCACACTCGCCAATCTGGCTTGACACACTACAACGTATATCTTCTCCCTACCAAGTAAAACAATTGGTTAAATCAGTCCCAAGCCTAAAATGAAACATATGCCAATATAATATCACCTCTCTGCCGCCATCTCTCCTTCCACGTACATAATCATGGCTACTCTTCTCTAAAATTACAAGTCTCTACCATGACAAAGTTCCAGAATCATTACCAAAACACCAAGCAACGGATTAAAGTCCCTCGCGTATCGTACACTAAAATATTAATTCCTGTCTCCTGCCTGCGAGACCAAAACACTGCACACAAACTATCGGTACGATACAACACTTTACCAGGGAAACTCCCTCAatgattttttattgggttattttacgacgctgtatcaacatctaggttattttagcgtctgaatgaaatgaaggtgataatgccggtgaaatgagtccggggtccagcaccgaaagttacccagcatttgctcgtattgggttgagggaaaaccccggaaaaaaacctcaaccaggtaacttgccccgaccggaattcgaacccgggccacctggtttcgcggccagacgcgctgaccgttactccacaggtgtggacccctcaATGGAAACCCAGTATCcacgggcagggcatagttgcaccccacggtcagataaaatgcagcagataaaaaagggtccctgttttgtgggtaTAGTTAcgtcccgttcccatcaggtagagaaaagggggtggcatagttgcgccccgatgaaataggtagagaaaaagacactacggaaactcgagcctcgtaatcaaccaaccttattgatttcttatgcaatttaatattcattatcgataccgttaaaattaacaccatatagttggcagtactttattaactgtttttctgctgtttatgcagtgattatcaataacctgccgttaaaatgaacaccatgaagttggcagtactttattaactgacattcaaatgagtgagccgttggaatatgggggcttagcagtctttgacattttattaatgattttcacaccgtctgtggtgtatagtgaggttaatttaaaatgaatgttaagtttagtgaaaagggtaaaaagttaataattcacaatggttctaagtttcaattttcgaaaccctgtaccgtggggttaagatatcgatgtacaaacaaaaaatgcagttcatttattgtgtgtgatcgataaaaaagtgttattttacatagtaaaattgatcatatgctaggtctacctgatttcaatgcagctatcactgtaatatttgtaagtaatttgtttatattatgacaatcactttcgtgtgtactatgcccatcggggcgcaactatgccatgtccattctgctacctgatttcttcggggcgcaactatgccatgtcccttctgctacctgatttcttcgggccgCAATTATGCCAtacctaggcctcccaattgaccgcggggcacaACGATGCCATACCGGTATCCACTTCATTACAAGACGTAAATCCGAAGTCATTTGTTGTCCGTGCCCATTCACAAGTCAAAACACGTGAATGCACGTCACGGGGATAACGGCGGAATCCAGGCGAGTGGGCGATCAGGCGGCGGAGAGAAGAGCAGCTCGGACGATGCTTTTAGCCCGATGGAAGCAAGTCGACTCTCTCAAGGCAGACGCgggatgagaaaaaaaaaacataaaagaacGTTAAATTTCAAATCGACCAATGGGCGCTCAAAGCCTCCATCCCAGGGTCtctaataattacattttcctgtatgcaaataaaaataaaacgaaacctAGCGGAGAAAAACAGAACTGCTATGAGTAACGACATCTAAACCAAAATAgagaagaatgggtagaacggagaaaaatactctccggcatcgggattcgaacccgggtttttagctctacgttctcacgctttatccactaagccaaacaGGATTcgaattccgatgccggatttaaTCGTTCTCATCTACATCTCTGTTCTCATTTGCTGGCCTACCCCCatatactgtgtcacagaatatgtgacagtggcacacttagtggataaagcgtcagcacgtagagctgaaaactctggttcgaattccggtgccggagagactTTTTCTCCGTTTTACCCATTCTTCATCatgtggtaacgcagaattcctgcacggaaatatcatgtacttcggtacatcatattaATACAAAACAGAGAAACTATTtagaaaatattagaaagagaacAAAAACAAGCCGCGACTgctgtcctagatcatatatactaacagatagctcttttatataggctttagggtttgcagtcgaggccggcttgatgtagttcaataatcgtcaacagatggcacaatgaccaacaccatcacgagacacgaactctgaaccggtctggtcggtctaaatcgattatttcttgcttacgagatattctCGTAAAGGCGGATTTTCCTAGCAGCGCACATTTTGCGTTACGTACGACGTAACACGTGGAGCGTAATACTCTGCAGACTCAGACAACAAAAAATGATTGAAGTGTTTTGTAAGGATGCGCAGTACGTTGTGCGCCAGCGTAATGCGCTTGGCGCAGTAAACCAACTCGAACTAGAGGAGTCTATTACGTCGTGCGCTGCGTAATAGAGAAGTTGTGTGCGGTTTTTTGTTTCATACATATTGTTTCTTTAACAATGGCGCCACCTTCAGTTCGATTCTCAGCCGCAGAAGACGAACAGCTGATTGAGATGGTTGCTGGATATTCTGTTTTATGGAATGATGGAAGTAGAGTTCAAGAATACCTTAAAGAAGGGCTTAATTTGGAAGGAGATTGGAAACATGGTGAATAAGTCAGGTAACTTATTTTATGAATGAAGTAGCCTATAATTTTAATTCAcatcaatatattttatgtaattataatcAGAAAAAGGTTGGATAATTTGCGGCTCTTTGAGTGAATGTATTATTTCTAAGTTATTATTATAGTCGttagaattttagaaaatatcttacattttgaagtacattgaaatgaaatttctagaaTGCAATCTTATTACATATCACCGACCCAGTCTTTCAACAGCTAACTTATATCTAAATTTGAActagaataattatattattacattattaatgaacaacaaaataatgaaacacatgagaaaattaaatttgccattgtttaaaattatttttacaaacaaTGCACTCATTCatgttcattttcttttgtttcttttactcgAGGCTTTAGTTTTGAAATATTTACCGTTGAAGTATTCAGTAAATCTGCTTCTGACTTTGAAACCTTCAGATTTTGCGAAACCGCCAGTCCCAGCTAAGGGAATCATGTTGTCCGCTGGAAGTTCATCAGTTGTGTCTTGTGTCTCTCCATCACATGGATGTTTAGCAATATAGTCATCCCTCAGTAAATTGTGCAGACAGCAGCAGACTGTAACTATCAAATCTACAGTTTCAGGCTTGACATTTATAGGCGTGAAAAAAATTCTGAACGTAGAACACATAATGCCAAATGCGTTTTCAGAAACTCTTCTAGCTTTGCTCAATTgataattaaaatgtcttttctCTTCATCTTCCAATATTTGTCGTCTGCAGTAAGGTTTCATGATATGTTCATCTAATCTGAAGGCTTCATCACCTAGTATGACATGGGGCAACAAAATGTTTGATTGCGGTAAAATTCGTGGTGGTGGAAATATTGACCCCATTTTTACCAGCTGACCCATTTCAGATTTATTAAAAATCCCAGCATCCCCTTCCTTTCCGTAGGAACCGACATCGACGACAAGAAACTTATAGGTAGCATCTACCATTGCGAGAAGGACTATTGAGAAGTAGCCTTTGTAGTTGTAGAATAAAGTCCCTGTTTGGTTAGGTGCTACAATTCTCACATGCTTCCCATCGAGTGCTGCAACAACATTAGGAAAATCCCAGCGATCCCAGAATTCTTCTGCCTTTGTCTCCCAATCAATTTTATTAGGTTTAGGTAAAAATCTTGGTAGCAGTTTTCTTTTGAGCGCCTGAAGTACTTGTGGTACAAATGTGGAGATACTAGAAGGAGCTATGCGGTATGAAAATGCCAATGAATGAAATGACTCCCCAGTTGCAAGAAAtctggaaaggaaagaaaaaattaaataggaaATTTCCCAATGGAAAAAGCATTAATTTATGTaccatatattttatgtaaaaatcctcGTACATATaacttgtttttttcttttagatgGACAATGCAAAATGCGATGGAAAAGTATTAGGGACCATTACAAGAGACAGCGGAAACAAGAAAAGAATACAGGAACAGGGTCCGCTGCTACGAAGAAAAGGGCATCATATTGGGATAGGCTAAGATTCCTTGATACAGTGGAAGATGAACGAGAAAGTTTTTCTAATATGCAAACTGAAAGCGGAAACAGTAATGAAACCCTGGAAGAAACGATTTGTGGTCTTGCTTCCGAAGCAACGGATGATCCATTAACTTACGATTCGTATGCTACGAGCATAGGACATGAATCTGAaaatcaagaaaaaagaaagaaagaaaatttaccAGAACGTTCAACTTGCCAGACGCCTGAGACAAAAACCAAAAAAGTCAGAAAGAACAACATTGTGAACTTACTtaatgaaagaaaacaagagcgactacagaccagagaatacTTGGAAAAAATTATGAAGCCTAAAGCAGAAGACGAAACTGATCTCTTCTTCAGAACCATGGCTGCGACTGTGAAAAAATTTGATCCTGAAGTCAGAACtgaagcaaaaatgaaaatttttagtcTTGTGACTGAAATGGAAGTCCGCAGTTACAGGTCTATACGTGTGGGAAATGCTTCCACATTTGATTCGGAGAACTCCAGGCCAAGCTCAAACGTATCCTACAACTCGAACTGCAGCACTGGTGAGCCGTCAGCAGTAGGCATGCAGTCACAGTACTCACCCAGTACAACTGTAGAATGTTCTGAAGATATGAGtggacatttttggaaattttgaacttaaatgtattatgtacaagattaataaataaacttGGCCTATGTAGTTGTACGAAAAATgcaaaattcattttaaaaatatataagctaTAGctatacaatatacagggtgattcattattacgtgtaaatactttgtgtgtgtactgtagaggtgaaataaTGAATCATTCTGTATGTACACCATTCCTAATACATACCTCAGAGTTAGAGCAAGTTTTTCGGCTGGTGAGATAGGCCTTTTCACTCTATTGCATGGTTTAGTACACAAATCATCTTGAATGAGGTTCACAAGGAAATAGAACTGTTCTCGGGTGAATCTGAAATATGCTTTAAATTTCACTTCATCGTCTAGTAGGTGTTTTTCGATCAGTATTCTGAAAACTCCCTCCTCTTCTCTACAGAAAAATACTTCACTAACAGACTTCCTAATGCAATAATGATGAACCAGGTAATcgatttcttcttctacatcCTCAAAGTCCAGTAACACCAATAACGAACACAGTTTTTTCCGTTTTAATGCACAACTCATTTTGAAGTTCAGTTCATACTCTTCATACAATCACAGCTGTTGAGAGTCTGCGACATCTGCTGCGTTTTTCGAAGTTTCTAGGAGAACACAGTACGCAGCGCAATGAGTAATGCGTTTTACGTTGGCGTTTTACGTTATACGCGACATAGAAAGTGCGCTGCTAGGAAAACCCCGCTTAAGCAACggtatgtaccactgccatcgtgatctaatacaggccgtaaggcagaccacgtgactcgcttaacagctgatcgcgaaaggcggtctttcaaccatatgaattagttgcagtgcatgaagaataacatatatttctctgaaatgcagtgtaattgcgtcagtaaaattttaaacagtgattgtgagacacttgagacacaatttacttgcaatttaaggtataatattatttttggtgtgaaaattacgttgttgcaggcaaagttcgtatgtgtaatacctgccttttatttcgattaaatattgcgcccttatgtggttaagtgaaattttggtcttataaacagtaggctaaatatgtgtactaatatatacgtgaaagtgaaacattgactgacatgtaaagtaagttgtgattaggcctaagtgcagcgttaccgatgttactcttgtctaatccattattgttagtttaacgtatttgtcttattaaatttaaattattgcgccctttttatttgtgaataacctacattatacgagtaaataatacgacgtttgataatatacacaatttgaactaaaaacgagatacatatagtatattacgaaaaattataccctatagttttcattactgttacagtatctagaattgtaattagttgaaataaagcactcatgcttcattacgaaattcttgcacattcatttatgcacgtttcaacaattttcagttgcatcgcacgcatattttaatgtgttgaagttataggttatgtttattctatcagtacttgccttatttccatattcgcaattatgcattataattaagcataacgctacgtataacttataaatgcaatttgtctacacttcaattgtatttattcgtttcagacggtactccagtctgaagtctgattagtttaatatgttactagggctaaactagcgctgaggtagttcccttcgtattcatacatcttgcatatgcaaattagttcggttcgttcaggatcttaatatgccttgcttataggatcaaatgcatctccacaaaaaataaattcaactgttttcagttcagaaattaccggaactatacctcagcgctactaagtaatataacgtatgtacatttcataggagggactgtggtgaattttctacctataagtaaggacgtaaccgtgttctgaagtttatcctaaaaatatattcttctttattaaatctcaaaaccgttttcgttctcaacttaagcctaaaatgttgacgcagatagcttatgttaacatggtaaattctcttcacataaaaataacacagttttatttattattcctgccacattatgcaacacataaatggaacttatgcacatattacattgaataaaaatttaattgtattatttatttgttccctactatactgggttgtaatgaattgtatttatctaacctaccagattaacacacaactgtacatacactaatttcataggagggactgtggtaaattttgtacctacaagtaaggaaggtagatgtgctaaattaaaatcacaatataaataattcttctttattaaatctcaaaatagcttccattccaaacttaaaatgttgatgcaaccaggttatgttaccatgtaaaactccgttcacattaaaataacacag
The window above is part of the Periplaneta americana isolate PAMFEO1 chromosome 11, P.americana_PAMFEO1_priV1, whole genome shotgun sequence genome. Proteins encoded here:
- the LOC138709165 gene encoding putative nuclease HARBI1, which translates into the protein MSCALKRKKLCSLLVLLDFEDVEEEIDYLVHHYCIRKSVSEVFFCREEEGVFRILIEKHLLDDEVKFKAYFRFTREQFYFLVNLIQDDLCTKPCNRVKRPISPAEKLALTLRFLATGESFHSLAFSYRIAPSSISTFVPQVLQALKRKLLPRFLPKPNKIDWETKAEEFWDRWDFPNVVAALDGKHVRIVAPNQTGTLFYNYKGYFSIVLLAMVDATYKFLVVDVGSYGKEGDAGIFNKSEMGQLVKMGSIFPPPRILPQSNILLPHVILGDEAFRLDEHIMKPYCRRQILEDEEKRHFNYQLSKARRVSENAFGIMCSTFRIFFTPINVKPETVDLIVTVCCCLHNLLRDDYIAKHPCDGETQDTTDELPADNMIPLAGTGGFAKSEGFKVRSRFTEYFNGKYFKTKASSKRNKRK